Proteins from a genomic interval of Paenibacillus sp. FSL H8-0048:
- a CDS encoding DHA2 family efflux MFS transporter permease subunit: protein MDQTLKQEADFRLSSILVPLLAIIAGVFMVVLDSTAMNVALSRLVVDFKTDLHTLQWVVTGYMLAQASVIPLSGWLSDRFGAKKVFLTAVIVFTIGSILCATPSSAEWLIVFRVIQGLGGGCVLPVGMAYVYRLAPKSKVGVVMGIMGIPVLFAPAIGPVLSGWLVEYHSWRWIFLINIPIGIIAVLIGLRKLPNAAKNSVPGMDKFGMVLGPLAFASLTYGVSQGAQSWTSEKTLIGLLLGAVALIAFVIAELRSKTPLLELRILKSVDFTTGIIVQWIAQFGLYGALFLLPQFLQQARGFGAFDTGLTLLPQAIASGLMMPIAGILFDRIGVRWLVVCGLSLVSGALFQYSHVDLTTQSRDLILPLIMCGAGMGMMMMPMNTHLLNKAPSHLVNRVTSLTNSMQQVITSLAVSTLVTILTARTTARGIEMQEAAAAAGKSSAGASQQALLLAKQTVLSQGFADTFHIMMFVALGGAVLGLLLRRGRHSGTERSKEKATPEIMHV, encoded by the coding sequence ATGGATCAGACCTTGAAGCAGGAAGCCGATTTCCGGCTGTCCAGCATTCTGGTTCCGCTGCTGGCCATTATTGCAGGCGTATTTATGGTTGTGCTGGACAGTACGGCAATGAATGTAGCCTTGTCCAGGCTGGTAGTGGATTTCAAGACGGATCTGCATACACTGCAGTGGGTAGTTACGGGTTATATGCTGGCTCAGGCTTCCGTTATCCCGTTGTCAGGCTGGCTGTCTGACCGGTTCGGAGCCAAGAAAGTCTTCCTGACGGCGGTCATTGTGTTCACGATAGGCTCGATTCTGTGCGCTACACCAAGCAGCGCCGAATGGCTGATTGTGTTCCGGGTCATTCAGGGACTTGGCGGCGGCTGTGTGCTCCCTGTCGGGATGGCCTATGTGTACAGACTTGCTCCCAAAAGTAAGGTTGGCGTAGTCATGGGCATTATGGGCATTCCCGTTCTGTTCGCACCGGCTATTGGTCCGGTATTGTCGGGCTGGCTGGTTGAATACCATTCCTGGCGCTGGATCTTTCTCATTAATATTCCAATTGGCATCATTGCGGTGCTGATTGGACTGCGCAAGCTGCCGAATGCGGCGAAGAACAGCGTGCCCGGCATGGATAAGTTCGGTATGGTTCTGGGTCCGCTGGCCTTTGCTTCGTTAACCTACGGGGTTAGCCAGGGCGCCCAGAGCTGGACCTCCGAGAAAACGCTGATCGGGCTGCTGCTGGGCGCTGTGGCGCTGATCGCTTTTGTCATCGCAGAGCTGCGCTCCAAGACACCGCTGCTGGAGCTGCGGATTCTGAAGTCCGTAGATTTCACGACAGGAATCATCGTGCAGTGGATCGCCCAGTTCGGCTTATACGGCGCGTTATTCCTGCTCCCGCAATTTCTGCAACAGGCCCGCGGCTTCGGTGCATTTGATACCGGTCTGACGCTGCTGCCGCAAGCGATCGCTTCCGGGCTGATGATGCCGATTGCCGGGATACTGTTCGACCGGATCGGTGTGCGCTGGCTCGTGGTCTGCGGCCTTAGTCTGGTCTCCGGGGCGTTATTCCAGTATTCGCATGTAGACCTTACCACGCAGAGCCGGGACCTGATCCTTCCGCTGATCATGTGCGGGGCGGGCATGGGGATGATGATGATGCCGATGAACACGCATCTGCTCAACAAGGCGCCTAGCCACCTGGTGAACCGGGTAACCTCGCTGACGAACTCGATGCAGCAGGTAATTACTTCGCTGGCCGTTTCGACGCTGGTTACCATTCTGACCGCAAGAACAACGGCGCGTGGCATAGAGATGCAGGAAGCGGCGGCGGCTGCCGGGAAAAGTTCCGCAGGCGCTTCACAGCAAGCGTTGCTGCTGGCTAAGCAAACCGTATTATCGCAGGGCTTCGCGGACACGTTCCACATTATGATGTTTGTCGCGCTTGGCGGTGCGGTCCTTGGACTGCTGCTGCGCCGGGGCCGCCATTCTGGAACAGAACGTTCTAAGGAGAAGGCAACGCCAGAAATCATGCACGTATAG
- a CDS encoding TetR/AcrR family transcriptional regulator yields MNKPDTDAALLPPSAPQAIESSPPESADPYVQRILEAARQLFTESGLEAVSMYSIAKRAGIGQGSLYRRFTDKGEICSALLKGSADQFLSSLEQQVAASAGEAPALAQLQSSIEQIADFIEQYAELLNMIKAEFTGKKQLTQFEHPFFQRLGVMMTELLQRAAAGGEIIDIDPAFAATALISVLSPDLYLYEQKRHHSSKLDISRGIVALFVTGLAKR; encoded by the coding sequence ATGAACAAGCCAGACACCGATGCTGCACTGCTTCCTCCGTCAGCTCCGCAAGCCATAGAATCCTCCCCTCCGGAGTCCGCCGATCCTTATGTACAGCGGATTCTTGAAGCTGCCCGCCAGTTATTCACCGAGAGCGGACTTGAGGCGGTCAGCATGTACAGCATTGCCAAGCGGGCAGGTATAGGGCAAGGCTCCCTGTACCGCCGTTTCACGGACAAGGGTGAGATCTGTTCTGCCCTGCTGAAGGGCAGCGCAGATCAATTCCTGTCCAGTCTGGAGCAGCAGGTCGCTGCCAGTGCCGGTGAAGCTCCGGCGCTAGCTCAGCTGCAGAGCAGCATTGAGCAGATTGCCGATTTCATTGAGCAATATGCCGAGCTGCTGAATATGATCAAAGCCGAGTTCACCGGCAAGAAGCAGCTGACCCAGTTTGAGCATCCTTTTTTCCAGCGGCTGGGGGTGATGATGACAGAGCTGCTGCAGCGTGCTGCGGCGGGCGGTGAGATTATTGACATTGATCCGGCCTTTGCGGCTACGGCCTTAATCTCTGTCCTCAGTCCCGATCTGTACCTGTATGAGCAGAAGCGGCACCACTCCTCCAAGCTGGACATCTCCAGGGGCATCGTCGCTTTGTTCGTGACCGGACTGGCAAAACGCTGA
- a CDS encoding ABC transporter ATP-binding protein has product MINISNLSYAFGTGSSRTPVFSGLSMNVQRGEFISVVGGSGCGKSTLFKIIAGLLEPGSGRIMLNGAESAAAAKRLGSVAYMPQQDLLLPWRTVMDNCLLPWELKRSRPKAAAMAEIRTLLQRFGLDGTEGAYPQELSGGMRQRVAVLRTVAAGNDLLLLDEPFGALDAITKRSLQRWLLELWAELDKTVLFITHDLEEALLLSDRIYLMTGREGSGMQEFSTALPRPRHHSLNYEPQFAALRQELELKLYENRRP; this is encoded by the coding sequence ATGATCAACATTAGCAATCTGTCCTATGCCTTCGGGACCGGTTCATCCCGGACCCCCGTCTTCTCAGGGCTATCCATGAATGTGCAGCGCGGCGAATTCATATCTGTCGTAGGCGGAAGCGGATGCGGCAAAAGCACCTTGTTCAAAATCATCGCCGGTCTGCTGGAGCCCGGCAGCGGCAGGATTATGCTGAACGGAGCCGAGTCCGCTGCAGCAGCGAAGAGACTGGGCAGTGTCGCCTACATGCCGCAGCAGGATCTCCTCCTACCCTGGCGGACCGTAATGGACAATTGTCTGCTGCCCTGGGAGCTCAAGCGCAGCCGTCCCAAAGCAGCCGCTATGGCCGAGATCCGCACCCTGCTGCAGCGCTTCGGCCTTGACGGGACCGAAGGAGCTTATCCGCAGGAGTTGTCCGGCGGAATGCGCCAACGTGTGGCTGTCCTCCGCACCGTGGCGGCCGGGAATGACCTGCTGCTGCTGGATGAGCCGTTCGGGGCGCTTGATGCCATTACGAAGCGCTCGCTGCAGCGCTGGCTGCTGGAGTTATGGGCGGAGCTGGACAAGACAGTGCTGTTCATCACCCATGATCTGGAGGAGGCGCTCCTGCTTAGTGACAGAATCTATCTAATGACTGGCCGGGAGGGCAGCGGTATGCAGGAATTCTCAACCGCCCTCCCCCGTCCGCGCCATCACAGTCTGAACTATGAACCGCAGTTCGCCGCCCTGCGCCAGGAATTGGAGCTGAAGCTATATGAGAACCGCCGCCCCTAG
- a CDS encoding ABC transporter permease, with translation MRTAAPRRLLQHYAPAVLLALLTLAVWETVACLGLAPPFILPAPSAICKALLEERRLLFGVHLPATLLEVLTGFALSVICGSLLGIAMHLFSPLAKALYPLLIISQTVPLIALSPLFIMWFGYTLWSKVAVVFLTAFFPVVIGTYDGLSKNTDAYRELLLTYGANRWQILRKVGVPLALPSFFSGLKLSAVYCVIGATIGEWLGGSEGLGYFSRRMAGNLQTAKMFAAVVLLSILGILLFLAVAALEKFILKKRGRYS, from the coding sequence ATGAGAACCGCCGCCCCTAGAAGATTGCTCCAGCATTACGCTCCAGCAGTCCTTCTCGCTCTGCTGACGCTTGCGGTCTGGGAGACTGTAGCCTGCCTGGGGCTGGCTCCTCCCTTCATCCTTCCGGCTCCGTCCGCCATCTGCAAGGCCTTACTGGAGGAACGCCGCTTGTTATTCGGGGTGCATCTGCCTGCTACACTGCTGGAGGTACTCACAGGCTTCGCATTGTCGGTGATTTGCGGCAGCCTGCTGGGAATCGCCATGCACCTGTTCAGTCCGCTGGCCAAGGCGCTGTATCCGCTGCTGATTATCAGCCAGACGGTTCCGCTGATCGCCCTCTCGCCCCTGTTCATCATGTGGTTCGGCTACACCTTATGGAGCAAGGTCGCCGTTGTCTTCCTGACCGCTTTCTTTCCGGTGGTCATTGGCACCTATGATGGCTTGTCCAAGAATACAGACGCCTACCGGGAGCTGCTGCTGACGTACGGCGCGAACCGCTGGCAGATTCTAAGGAAGGTGGGCGTTCCGCTGGCTTTGCCCTCTTTTTTCTCCGGTCTAAAGCTGTCGGCAGTGTACTGTGTGATTGGCGCAACGATCGGGGAATGGCTTGGGGGCAGCGAAGGGCTGGGCTATTTCAGCCGCAGAATGGCCGGGAATCTCCAGACCGCCAAGATGTTCGCTGCTGTTGTCTTGTTATCTATACTCGGTATCCTGCTGTTTCTGGCAGTCGCCGCGCTGGAGAAGTTTATTCTGAAGAAAAGAGGACGTTATTCATGA
- a CDS encoding ABC transporter substrate-binding protein: MTTIRYTRYLYHAISRPAMLLSVLLLCMLPVLAGCANTNSPAASGSPAVTTATSGAGAEAKDGAHKLTIMLDWYPNAVHSFLYAAEAEGYFAAEGLEVEIQMPADTNDALKLVAAGKVDLALSYQPQVLMARGEQIPVKSIAALVRHPMNHLMVAADSGITRPGELSGRQAGYSSVPLYEAMLNTMVKSDGGDPSSLKLVDVGFELIPALSTGRVDGIMGGFINHEQLILEQEGHPVRSFNPVDYGVPDYYELVLVASEQGLQDSQGFYQKFVDAIRKGQQYVADHPDEALKLLLSHQEDTAPLDEKIEKRSLEILLPLMDAGSQPFGYQDSASWEKVNQWLSENGLLAGEVDVKNAFINF; encoded by the coding sequence ATGACTACTATCCGCTATACCCGTTATCTGTACCATGCAATCTCAAGGCCAGCCATGCTGCTGTCCGTTCTGCTGCTCTGTATGCTGCCTGTCCTGGCAGGCTGCGCCAATACGAATAGTCCGGCGGCCTCCGGCTCTCCGGCTGTTACTACCGCCACCTCTGGGGCAGGGGCTGAGGCTAAAGATGGAGCCCATAAACTTACGATTATGCTAGACTGGTACCCCAATGCTGTTCACTCTTTTTTGTACGCGGCAGAGGCTGAAGGTTATTTCGCTGCGGAAGGTCTGGAAGTTGAGATTCAGATGCCGGCCGATACCAATGATGCACTGAAGCTGGTGGCGGCGGGAAAGGTGGATCTGGCACTCAGCTATCAGCCGCAGGTATTGATGGCACGTGGCGAGCAGATTCCGGTCAAGTCGATCGCTGCGCTGGTGCGCCACCCGATGAATCATCTCATGGTAGCCGCAGACAGCGGCATTACCCGCCCGGGAGAGCTGTCAGGCAGACAAGCCGGATATTCCTCCGTTCCGTTATATGAAGCGATGCTGAATACGATGGTCAAGAGCGACGGCGGAGACCCTTCCTCCCTCAAGCTGGTGGATGTCGGCTTTGAGCTGATTCCTGCTCTCTCTACCGGGCGGGTAGATGGAATTATGGGCGGGTTCATCAATCATGAGCAGCTGATTCTGGAGCAGGAAGGCCATCCGGTCCGCTCCTTCAATCCCGTGGATTACGGGGTCCCGGATTATTATGAGCTGGTGCTGGTCGCCAGTGAGCAGGGACTGCAGGATTCACAGGGCTTTTATCAGAAATTCGTGGATGCTATCAGAAAAGGCCAGCAGTATGTAGCGGATCACCCGGATGAAGCGCTGAAGCTGCTGCTCTCCCATCAGGAGGACACCGCGCCGCTGGATGAAAAGATTGAGAAGCGCAGTCTGGAGATCCTGCTGCCGCTGATGGATGCCGGTTCCCAGCCCTTCGGCTACCAGGACAGCGCCTCATGGGAGAAGGTGAACCAGTGGCTGAGCGAGAACGGCCTGCTGGCTGGAGAAGTGGATGTTAAGAATGCTTTTATTAATTTTTAA
- the thiM gene encoding hydroxyethylthiazole kinase: MSYLSKVRQANPLVHNITNIVVANFTANGLLALGASPFMADAIEEVADVAAMSGAVVLNIGTLNEAAIASMIEAGKAANRHHVPLVLDPVGAGATAYRTDVTAKLLSELQLTALRGNVAEVANVAGVSWASKGVDAGAGEGDVVALANKAAQKLNCVVIITGKEDIITDGKRTYIASNGHSILTRVTGTGCLLSAVVGAFLAVCGGDVLEAAAEALSFYGVAAELAAEAAEDQGPGSFQIGFLNQLALVTPEQYSSRSRLKLLEA, from the coding sequence ATGTCTTATCTGTCCAAAGTACGCCAGGCGAACCCGCTGGTGCATAATATCACGAATATCGTAGTTGCTAACTTCACTGCGAACGGGCTGCTGGCTCTGGGAGCTTCGCCATTCATGGCCGATGCCATTGAAGAAGTAGCGGATGTCGCCGCCATGTCCGGGGCGGTTGTGCTGAACATCGGCACACTGAATGAAGCCGCCATTGCTTCCATGATCGAAGCCGGGAAGGCTGCTAACCGCCACCATGTGCCGCTCGTGCTTGATCCCGTTGGAGCCGGGGCTACCGCCTACCGCACCGATGTTACGGCTAAGCTGCTCAGTGAGCTTCAGCTTACAGCGCTTCGCGGCAATGTGGCCGAGGTTGCCAATGTAGCCGGGGTGAGCTGGGCAAGCAAAGGCGTGGATGCCGGAGCAGGCGAAGGCGATGTAGTCGCTCTAGCGAATAAGGCGGCGCAGAAGCTGAATTGTGTCGTAATTATCACCGGCAAGGAAGACATCATCACAGACGGCAAGCGCACTTATATCGCCAGCAACGGGCACTCCATCCTGACCCGGGTGACCGGAACCGGCTGCCTGTTAAGTGCTGTGGTGGGTGCATTTCTTGCCGTATGCGGAGGCGATGTGCTTGAGGCGGCTGCCGAGGCCCTCTCCTTCTACGGCGTGGCAGCAGAGCTTGCTGCTGAGGCGGCTGAAGACCAAGGTCCGGGCAGCTTCCAAATTGGGTTCCTGAACCAATTGGCGCTGGTGACCCCGGAGCAATACAGCAGCCGCTCACGGCTGAAGCTGCTCGAAGCCTAA
- the thiD gene encoding bifunctional hydroxymethylpyrimidine kinase/phosphomethylpyrimidine kinase, which produces MTSIRKALTIAGSDSGGGAGIQADLKTFQELGVYGMSALTALTAQNTLGVQGVYPMEPETVAAQLDSIGSDLPPDAIKTGMLFSSDIIRVVAGKVQQYGWQQKLVIDPVMVAKGGSQLLLQEAVQALITSLLPLSLAITPNLPEAEMLTGMKIQGREDREQAARLLHRMGPKYIILKGGHDPSGDEAVDLLYDGREFHYMSSPRIATKHTHGTGCTFSAAVTAGLALGHSMPEAVQTAKVFIQAAIEDSLNIGAGQGPTNHFAYGNRMRSRGITL; this is translated from the coding sequence ATGACTAGCATACGCAAAGCGTTGACCATTGCCGGCTCTGACAGCGGCGGCGGGGCCGGGATCCAGGCGGATTTGAAGACTTTTCAGGAGCTGGGAGTGTACGGCATGTCTGCACTTACTGCACTCACTGCCCAGAACACACTTGGTGTTCAGGGAGTCTATCCGATGGAGCCGGAAACCGTTGCTGCCCAGCTGGATTCGATCGGCAGTGATCTGCCGCCGGATGCCATTAAGACAGGGATGCTGTTCAGCAGTGACATTATCCGCGTGGTTGCCGGTAAAGTGCAGCAGTACGGCTGGCAGCAAAAGCTGGTGATCGATCCGGTCATGGTCGCCAAGGGCGGCTCACAGCTGCTGCTCCAGGAGGCAGTGCAGGCCCTGATTACAAGCCTGCTTCCACTTTCGCTCGCCATTACGCCCAATCTTCCTGAAGCAGAGATGCTGACGGGAATGAAGATTCAGGGCCGGGAAGACCGGGAACAGGCAGCAAGACTGCTTCATCGGATGGGACCCAAGTACATTATTTTGAAGGGCGGACATGACCCTTCGGGAGACGAGGCGGTGGATCTTCTCTATGATGGAAGGGAATTCCATTACATGTCCAGTCCACGGATTGCGACGAAGCATACTCACGGAACCGGCTGCACCTTCTCAGCTGCGGTGACGGCAGGTCTTGCGTTGGGCCATTCCATGCCAGAAGCTGTCCAGACCGCCAAGGTCTTCATTCAAGCGGCGATTGAGGATAGCCTGAACATCGGGGCCGGGCAGGGGCCGACGAATCATTTTGCTTACGGGAACCGGATGAGATCAAGGGGGATCACGCTATGA
- the thiE gene encoding thiamine phosphate synthase: protein MTRIDNEDMRRLLKLYFIMGSVNCRLSPEETLTAAADGGITLFQFREKGPAALKGAALLRLGQQLLQICRSYSIPFIVNDDLELATALDADGIHVGQDDLPARLIREQLGEHKIIGVSAHSLTEARQAIADGADYLGVGPVYPTSSKDDAQAVRGTTVIEELRRSGLSIPVVGIGGITLVNAPPVFRAGADGISIISAIAGAEDIYETTRRFAQLVTAP from the coding sequence ATGACACGGATTGACAACGAGGATATGCGCAGACTGCTGAAGCTGTACTTCATTATGGGCAGTGTGAACTGCCGCCTCTCGCCGGAGGAGACATTAACCGCTGCCGCTGACGGGGGCATTACTCTGTTCCAGTTCCGGGAAAAGGGTCCCGCTGCGCTTAAAGGTGCCGCTCTGCTCCGTCTGGGGCAACAGCTCCTGCAGATATGCCGGAGCTATAGCATCCCGTTCATCGTAAACGATGACCTGGAGCTTGCAACTGCGCTGGATGCCGATGGCATTCATGTCGGCCAGGATGACCTGCCTGCCCGGCTGATCCGGGAGCAGCTCGGTGAGCATAAGATCATCGGAGTCTCCGCACATAGTCTGACGGAAGCCCGGCAGGCCATTGCGGACGGAGCCGATTATCTCGGAGTCGGCCCTGTCTATCCTACTTCGTCCAAGGATGATGCCCAGGCCGTCCGGGGAACTACTGTCATTGAAGAGCTAAGACGAAGCGGCCTGAGCATTCCTGTAGTCGGAATCGGCGGCATCACCCTGGTGAATGCCCCGCCGGTCTTCCGGGCAGGTGCAGATGGGATCTCCATCATCTCGGCCATTGCCGGAGCTGAGGATATATACGAGACCACGCGAAGATTCGCGCAGCTCGTCACCGCTCCTTAA
- a CDS encoding GNAT family N-acetyltransferase: MIINALGYENKGLHYTVRSAVPQDAPQLSALRLKVDGETENLDRVQGEAFIGPEGFRSLIATDTASGTNLFLVAEVQDRLAGFARCEGSPLRRLAHQAEFGVGVLQEFWGYGIGRSLLEQSISWAEAIGLEKLSLKVLERNDKAILLYESLGFEVEGVLRRDKLLADGQFYSTIVMGRLRGDRGGSASQM, translated from the coding sequence ATGATTATTAATGCACTGGGATATGAAAATAAAGGGCTCCACTATACGGTGAGATCCGCCGTGCCGCAGGATGCCCCGCAGTTGTCCGCGCTGAGATTGAAGGTTGACGGGGAGACGGAGAATTTAGACCGGGTTCAGGGGGAAGCCTTCATCGGCCCGGAGGGCTTCCGGTCGCTCATAGCGACAGATACGGCCAGCGGCACGAACCTGTTCCTGGTTGCCGAGGTTCAGGACAGGCTGGCAGGTTTCGCCAGATGTGAAGGAAGTCCGCTCCGCAGACTGGCCCATCAGGCCGAATTCGGAGTCGGAGTGCTCCAGGAGTTCTGGGGATACGGCATCGGCCGGAGTCTGCTGGAGCAGTCTATCAGCTGGGCGGAAGCCATCGGTCTGGAAAAGCTGAGCTTGAAGGTTCTAGAACGAAATGACAAGGCGATCCTACTCTATGAGAGCCTGGGCTTCGAGGTCGAGGGTGTCCTGCGCAGAGACAAGCTGCTGGCCGACGGACAATTCTATTCCACTATTGTTATGGGCAGATTACGCGGGGACAGAGGGGGGAGCGCAAGCCAAATGTAA
- a CDS encoding ABC transporter ATP-binding protein translates to MGPGGGFGHGKLKFDEEEAKPDISKALLLRIVKYFVPYWKQTLLVMTVLCISAVLGLLPPILIQQIIDRALPDKNLQLLFLLVAASLATTVVSGLLGVLQNYLNSFISQNIVHDMKNQMYRHLQSMPLQFYSGVKQGEVITRMTSDIAGIQGVFNSTIVNCASNLFILISTAATLFIMNWKLALLGVLVIPLFIIPTRKMGNVRWKLAKETQEKISEQNQIIEETLSLSGYMLMKLFTREDTALDSFRTVNAQATRLQIRESMAGRWFMLVLTTFTSIGPMLIYLYGGYLFIQGELSIGAIITFVALLSRLYIPVMQMTNLYVDVNRSVALFERIFDYFDMDPLIVDTKLALPSRVEGQDIVFEQVNFAYAPDKPALSGISFTAAAGSLTALVGPSGAGKTTITNLIPRLYELDSGAIRIGGKDIREFTLHSLRSQIGLVTQDTYLFNGTIRENLLYANAEATEAALTAACEAAYIHDFILKLPEGYNTVVGNRGIKLSGGEKQRMSIARVLLKNPPIIIMDEATSSLDTVSEYYIQQAMHELLRGKTSMVIAHRLSTIMAADNILVVQDGRIVESGQHASLLAVNGVYRDLYNKQFQREDS, encoded by the coding sequence ATGGGACCCGGAGGAGGCTTCGGGCATGGCAAATTAAAGTTCGATGAGGAGGAGGCGAAGCCGGATATATCCAAAGCGCTGCTATTACGCATAGTGAAATATTTCGTCCCATACTGGAAGCAGACGCTGCTGGTGATGACTGTGCTGTGCATATCCGCAGTGCTGGGGCTGCTCCCTCCTATCCTGATTCAGCAGATCATTGACCGGGCGCTCCCGGACAAGAATCTGCAGTTGCTCTTCCTGCTCGTTGCTGCCTCGCTGGCTACAACGGTAGTGTCAGGACTGCTCGGCGTGCTGCAGAATTATTTGAACTCTTTTATCTCCCAGAATATTGTCCATGATATGAAAAACCAGATGTACCGCCATCTGCAGAGCATGCCGCTGCAGTTCTACTCAGGTGTTAAGCAAGGCGAGGTTATCACACGGATGACCAGTGATATTGCCGGAATTCAGGGCGTCTTCAACAGCACCATCGTCAATTGTGCCAGCAATCTGTTCATTCTGATCTCCACAGCGGCAACGTTGTTCATCATGAACTGGAAGCTCGCACTGCTAGGTGTCCTGGTCATCCCCTTATTCATCATACCCACCCGCAAAATGGGCAATGTGCGCTGGAAGCTGGCCAAAGAGACGCAGGAGAAGATCTCGGAGCAGAATCAGATCATTGAGGAGACGCTCAGCCTCAGCGGGTACATGCTAATGAAGCTGTTCACGAGAGAGGACACCGCGCTGGACAGCTTCCGGACCGTAAATGCCCAGGCAACACGGCTGCAAATCCGCGAATCCATGGCTGGCCGCTGGTTCATGCTGGTCCTTACCACCTTCACCAGTATCGGGCCGATGCTGATTTATTTGTACGGAGGTTATTTATTCATCCAGGGAGAGCTGAGCATCGGAGCAATTATCACCTTTGTGGCACTGCTGAGCAGATTGTATATTCCGGTTATGCAAATGACCAATCTCTACGTGGATGTGAACCGTTCGGTAGCGCTGTTTGAACGGATTTTTGACTATTTCGATATGGATCCGTTGATTGTGGACACTAAGCTGGCTCTTCCAAGCCGTGTGGAGGGACAAGACATCGTCTTCGAGCAAGTAAATTTCGCCTATGCCCCGGACAAGCCCGCTCTGAGCGGGATCTCCTTCACGGCAGCCGCCGGATCACTGACTGCCCTGGTCGGACCCAGCGGAGCAGGCAAAACCACCATTACCAACCTGATCCCCCGTCTCTATGAGCTGGATTCAGGTGCAATACGTATTGGCGGTAAGGACATCCGCGAGTTCACACTGCATTCGCTTCGCTCGCAGATTGGCCTCGTCACCCAGGACACGTACCTGTTCAACGGAACGATCCGTGAGAATCTGCTCTATGCTAACGCTGAAGCCACGGAAGCCGCGCTGACGGCCGCCTGCGAAGCTGCTTATATTCATGATTTCATTCTGAAGCTGCCTGAGGGCTACAACACCGTCGTCGGCAACCGGGGCATTAAGCTGTCCGGTGGTGAGAAGCAGCGGATGTCCATCGCGCGCGTGCTGCTCAAGAATCCGCCCATTATCATCATGGACGAAGCCACCTCGTCGCTGGACACCGTATCGGAATATTACATCCAGCAAGCGATGCATGAACTGCTGCGCGGCAAGACCAGCATGGTCATCGCCCACCGTCTCTCCACCATCATGGCAGCCGACAATATTCTGGTTGTTCAGGACGGCAGGATTGTAGAGTCGGGGCAGCATGCCTCCCTGCTGGCAGTGAATGGGGTATACCGGGATTTGTACAACAAGCAGTTTCAGCGGGAAGATTCATAA
- a CDS encoding pseudouridine synthase yields MRINKYISETGVYPRRETSRLIAAGRITINGKVCVPGASVEPGDTVAVDGIIVTPDREERVYLALNKPVGITCTAARHVEGNIVDYINYPSRIFAVGRLDKHSEGLILLTNDGSIVNRMMRSEHSHEKEYRVSVDKPVTEDFLAEMSAGVDILETRTKPCLTRQISEKEFMIVLTQGLNLQIRRMCKALGYRVLRLERIRIMHITLSGLPQGQWRRLTEEELAELHTRLEG; encoded by the coding sequence ATGAGAATTAACAAATACATCAGTGAGACCGGCGTCTATCCGCGCAGAGAGACGAGCCGGCTGATTGCCGCCGGAAGGATCACGATTAACGGGAAGGTCTGTGTGCCTGGAGCAAGTGTTGAACCTGGAGATACGGTGGCTGTAGACGGAATTATTGTGACTCCAGACCGGGAGGAACGGGTCTATCTGGCGCTGAACAAGCCGGTAGGCATCACCTGTACAGCCGCCCGGCACGTGGAAGGGAATATTGTAGATTATATCAATTATCCCTCCCGGATCTTTGCCGTCGGCAGACTGGACAAGCACTCGGAAGGGCTGATTCTGCTGACCAATGACGGTTCGATTGTCAACCGGATGATGCGTTCCGAGCATAGTCATGAGAAGGAGTACCGGGTGAGCGTGGATAAGCCGGTCACAGAAGACTTTTTGGCGGAGATGTCAGCGGGTGTAGATATTCTGGAGACCCGTACCAAGCCATGCCTCACCCGGCAAATCTCGGAGAAGGAGTTCATGATTGTTCTGACCCAAGGGCTGAATCTGCAGATCCGCCGGATGTGCAAGGCGCTGGGCTATCGTGTGCTCCGTCTGGAGCGGATACGGATTATGCATATCACGCTCAGCGGTCTTCCGCAAGGGCAGTGGAGACGGCTGACAGAGGAAGAGCTCGCGGAGCTTCATACCAGATTGGAAGGATAG
- a CDS encoding DUF3934 family protein yields the protein MVAKSKGGGTGRGTGSKGWTRWNKTAKPVKPARSGPPGSPGAKGAKPAKSSSGSNKTGGAK from the coding sequence ATTGTGGCAAAAAGTAAAGGCGGCGGCACAGGCAGAGGAACAGGCAGTAAGGGCTGGACCCGCTGGAACAAGACGGCAAAACCCGTGAAGCCGGCCCGAAGCGGCCCTCCCGGCAGCCCGGGTGCCAAAGGAGCCAAACCGGCTAAGAGCAGCAGCGGCAGCAACAAAACCGGAGGCGCTAAATAA